The segment CGCAGCCGGTGTCGGGGGCGGCCGGGCGGGCGAGGAAGGAGGCGAGCACCTTGGCCGCGCAGGGCGACTGCGGGACCACCCAGTGCGTGATGCCGGGGATCTTCACGGAGGTCGAGCGGGACAGCGTGCGGGAGGCGTCCTTCGCGAAGCCTGCGCCGGTCTTCTGGTCGAAGGTCCCGGAGAGGAGGAGCGTGGGTACGGAGCTGACGGCGGCCACCCGCTGCTGGGCGGCCCGGTCGGGAACGTTCCAGGTCCGGCACACGTCGAGCTGGAAGGGGAGCTGCGGTGTCTGGGCCAGGACGGTGTCCGGCCACCCGGGGAAGGCCTTGCGGCCCGCGTCCAGCACCGCGGATTCGGTGACCCCCGGCGTCCACTCGGCGCAGGCCACCGACTCCGTCAGCCCGTGCGCGGTCATGCCGGTCGCCTGGACGGAGTCGACCGCCCGGGCCCGGGCGAAGCGCTCCGGGTTCCCGTGGGCCAGTTCGTCGATCGCCGCCGGGAGGTCGGCCGGCTTGATGGTGTTGGCGACGAGCACGCCGAGCACGGCTCCCCCGTCGAGGACCACCTTCACCGGGGCCCCGCCCTTCGGCGGGGCGGCGGTCAGCGTCAGCGGCTTCGCCTCCAGCCGCTTCACCTGCTCGTCCAGCGTCTTGCGCAGGTCCGGGTAGCGGCTCTTGCAGGCCGGCTGGGCCGCGCACGCGTCGAGGATGGCGCCGATGCCCTCCTGTGCGCTGGGCCAGCCCCAGGGCAGGACCACGCTCTGCGGGGGCGTGACCGAGTCGATCGCCACCG is part of the Streptomyces katrae genome and harbors:
- a CDS encoding alpha/beta fold hydrolase, which produces MAKHTRNTAAAAAALVCLAAVTAAPAAAAPTPAAPARFVPGPCPKTAEPVPELAKARCGFLEVPENRARPGGRTIKLATAVIPAVSAKPAAEPVVFMAGGPGGETFDDIPFLTAAGVNRDHDLIIMAQRGNRYDRPNLACPEVDRFNARYVGLGYDSAQAKSQMLDAFKQCRDRLTADGTDLGAYNTVDNAADFVDLRTALGIAQWNVYGYSYGTNLALTYLRTHPEGIRAVAIDSVTPPQSVVLPWGWPSAQEGIGAILDACAAQPACKSRYPDLRKTLDEQVKRLEAKPLTLTAAPPKGGAPVKVVLDGGAVLGVLVANTIKPADLPAAIDELAHGNPERFARARAVDSVQATGMTAHGLTESVACAEWTPGVTESAVLDAGRKAFPGWPDTVLAQTPQLPFQLDVCRTWNVPDRAAQQRVAAVSSVPTLLLSGTFDQKTGAGFAKDASRTLSRSTSVKIPGITHWVVPQSPCAAKVLASFLARPAAPDTGCVAGLEPAPFTITPK